A DNA window from Helianthus annuus cultivar XRQ/B chromosome 15, HanXRQr2.0-SUNRISE, whole genome shotgun sequence contains the following coding sequences:
- the LOC110913341 gene encoding uncharacterized protein LOC110913341, translating to MDALKALSSLRCELKIMNARNIQLANSSGYLFVRCYLSAGNKKRVRVDSREVSSNGDLSWNESFSLDCQGTKQSMDMITHGTIVLELRWRSNSITLFGRSQLVGRAEVSWRDVFESPNMEMKRWVMMDSKKKGVKVPSVCVGMKINEVLSSEGMVVRKMNKWDEGCGCCHGDCCNNTYIDSEFFLIGAALDAF from the coding sequence ATGGATGCACTAAAAGCTCTATCATCTCTTCGTTGTGAATTGAAGATCATGAATGCAAGAAACATCCAACTGGCCAACTCTAGTGGCTACTTGTTTGTTAGATGCTATCTTTCGGCTGGAAACAAGAAAAGGGTACGCGTGGATAGCCGAGAAGTTTCTTCAAACGGAGACTTATCTTGGAACGAATCGTTCTCCTTGGATTGCCAAGGGACTAAGCAATCAATGGACATGATCACTCATGGAACAATTGTTTTAGAGCTTCGTTGGAGGAGCAATTCGATTACCTTGTTTGGACGATCACAACTTGTGGGAAGAGCCGAGGTGTCTTGGAGAGACGTTTTTGAGTCACCAAACATGGAAATGAAGAGATGGGTGATGATGGATTCGAAGAAAAAAGGCGTGAAAGTGCCTTCGGTTTGTGTAGGCATGAAAATTAATGAAGTCCTTTCTAGTGAAGGTATGGTTGTAAGGAAGATGAATAAATGGGATGAGGGTTGTGGGTGTTGCCATGGTGATTGTTGTAACAATACATACATTGATAGTGAGTTTTTTCTAATAGGAGCTGCTTTGGATGCGTTTTAG
- the LOC110914825 gene encoding uncharacterized protein LOC110914825 → MDALEALSSLHCELKIMNARNIQLANSSGYLFVRCYLTAGNNKRVRVDSREVSLNGDLSWNESFSLDCQGAKQSMDMITHGTIVLELRRRSNSNALFGRSQLAGRAEVSWRDVFESPNMEMKRWVMMETKKKGVKAPSLCVDMKIEVPSSEVKVARKMNKWNESCGCCHGDCCNNTYIDSEFFLIGAALDAF, encoded by the coding sequence ATGGATGCACTAGAAGCTCTATCATCTCTTCATTGTGAGTTGAAGATTATGAATGCTAGAAACATCCAACTGGCCAACTCTAGTGGCTACTTGTTTGTTAGATGCTATCTTACGGCTGGAAACAACAAAAGGGTACGCGTGGATAGCCGAGAAGTTTCTTTAAACGGAGACTTATCTTGGAATGAATCGTTCTCCTTGGATTGCCAAGGGGCGAAGCAATCAATGGACATGATCACTCACGGAACAATTGTTTTAGAGCTTCGTCGGAGGAGCAATTCAAATGCCTTGTTTGGACGGTCGCAACTTGCAGGAAGAGCCGAGGTGTCTTGGAGAGACGTTTTTGAGTCACCAAACATGGAAATGAAGAGATGGGTGATGATGGAAACGAAGAAAAAAGGCGTCAAAGCGCCTTCGCTTTGTGTAGATATGAAGATTGAAGTCCCTTCTAGTGAAGTTAAGGTTGCAAGAAAAATGAATAAATGGAATGAGAGTTGTGGGTGCTGCCATGGTGATTGTTGTAACAATACATACATTGATAGTGAGTTTTTTCTCATAGGAGCTGCTTTAGATGCATTTTAG
- the LOC110914824 gene encoding uncharacterized protein LOC110914824, with product MDALKALSSLHCELKIMNARNIQLANSSGYLFVRCYLSAGNNKRVYVDSREVSSKGDLSWNESFSLDCQGTKQSMDMITHGTIVLELRWRSNSIALFGRSQLVGRAEVSWRDVFESPNMEMKRWVMMETKKKGVKAPSVCVDMKIEVPSSESMVVRKTNKWDESCGCGHGDCCNNTYIDSEFFLIGVALDAF from the coding sequence ATGGATGCACTAAAAGCTCTATCATCTCTTCATTGTGAGTTGAAGATTATGAATGCTAGAAACATCCAACTGGCCAACTCTAGTGGCTACTTGTTTGTTAGATGTTATCTTTCGGCTGGAAATAACAAAAGGGTATATGTGGATAGCCGAGAAGTTTCTTCAAAGGGAGACTTATCTTGGAACGAATCGTTCTCCTTGGATTGCCAAGGGACTAAGCAATCAATGGACATGATCACTCACGGAACAATTGTTTTAGAGCTTCGTTGGAGGAGCAATTCAATTGCCTTGTTTGGACGGTCGCAACTTGTGGGAAGAGCCGAGGTGTCTTGGAGAGATGTTTTTGAGTCTCCAAACATGGAAATGAAGAGATGGGTGATGATGGAAACTAAGAAAAAAGGCGTCAAAGCGCCTTCGGTTTGTGTAGATATGAAGATTGAAGTCCCTTCTAGTGAAAGTATGGTTGTAAGGAAGACGAACAAATGGGATGAGAGTTGTGGGTGCGGCCATGGTGATTGTTGTAACAATACATACATTGATAGTGAGTTTTTTCTAATAGGTGTTGCTTTGGATGCGTTTTAG